In Desulfonatronospira thiodismutans ASO3-1, a single window of DNA contains:
- a CDS encoding OmpA/MotB family protein → MHQNNDAHISLFSLPGAEENQAGKSSWAVPWSDLMLVMFILFLVLFVFHTRETLVRVPVNQDGHWNQAVQNQSSSLQLQGLYTQAREKLSTPGAPVSVKMTEQGSVLISLFGEVFFSPGSADLNPESNKYLQQIAEIVSLAQGQVKVAGFTDSRENSVQGDRSIFEISAMRAARIGEELTRSRGLRQENLVIQGHGTPRPQVPENSPVGSEMNRRVEIRIVDS, encoded by the coding sequence ATGCATCAAAATAATGACGCCCATATCTCTCTTTTCAGCCTGCCCGGTGCAGAGGAAAACCAGGCCGGCAAAAGTTCCTGGGCTGTGCCCTGGTCGGATCTTATGCTGGTCATGTTCATACTCTTCCTGGTTCTTTTTGTCTTTCATACCCGGGAGACACTGGTCCGGGTGCCGGTAAACCAGGACGGTCACTGGAACCAGGCAGTGCAGAATCAAAGCAGCAGCCTGCAGCTGCAGGGCCTTTACACCCAGGCCAGGGAAAAGCTGAGTACGCCCGGAGCTCCGGTAAGCGTCAAAATGACCGAGCAGGGCAGCGTACTCATTTCCCTGTTCGGGGAGGTTTTTTTCAGCCCCGGCAGTGCAGACCTGAACCCTGAGTCTAATAAATATCTGCAGCAGATCGCCGAGATTGTTTCCCTGGCCCAGGGACAGGTCAAGGTGGCGGGTTTTACCGACAGCAGGGAAAACAGTGTACAGGGGGACCGCAGTATCTTTGAAATCTCGGCCATGCGCGCTGCTCGTATCGGGGAAGAACTTACCCGGTCCAGGGGACTCAGGCAGGAAAACCTGGTCATCCAGGGACACGGCACTCCGCGTCCCCAGGTACCTGAAAACTCACCCGTGGGCAGCGAAATGAACCGGCGGGTGGAAATAAGAATCGTGGACTCGTAA
- a CDS encoding motility protein A: MINKTITAGLICFTLFVSAFFLAGEASIYFNATAFLVVTSGTLGAGLLSSGPGRVKKALGFASRAYTEEQGREKRLLDALMSLGHLHRRHGIISPESIREINPVAAHGLELIKDGYSETEIREIMGSDAQAHCRFRQELEKVFRNMAAYAPSFGVAGSVIGLVGLLMGIEETSLILKNVPVTLVSTLYGIVLANFLLLPVAEKMRQEKEKEIREREMVLCAMINMSRGADFLKMQRMLNAMASEPELRVEDSGAFRRINAAIKNQGVKARAEGQ, encoded by the coding sequence ATGATAAACAAAACCATAACCGCAGGCCTGATTTGCTTTACGCTCTTTGTGTCAGCCTTTTTCCTGGCCGGAGAGGCCTCAATATATTTCAACGCCACTGCCTTTCTGGTGGTCACTTCCGGCACCCTGGGCGCTGGACTTTTAAGCTCCGGACCAGGAAGGGTGAAAAAGGCCCTGGGATTCGCATCCAGGGCTTACACCGAAGAACAGGGGCGGGAAAAAAGACTCCTGGACGCCCTTATGAGCCTGGGGCATCTGCACCGCAGGCACGGTATCATCAGCCCGGAAAGCATCAGGGAGATAAACCCTGTAGCTGCCCACGGGCTGGAGCTTATAAAGGACGGCTACAGCGAGACCGAGATCCGGGAGATCATGGGATCTGATGCCCAGGCCCACTGCCGTTTCCGGCAGGAACTGGAAAAGGTATTTCGCAACATGGCGGCCTACGCCCCCTCATTCGGGGTGGCCGGCAGTGTAATCGGGCTGGTGGGACTGCTCATGGGTATAGAGGAAACAAGCCTTATCCTGAAAAATGTGCCGGTCACCCTGGTCTCCACCCTTTATGGCATAGTTCTGGCCAATTTTCTGCTGCTGCCCGTAGCTGAAAAAATGCGCCAGGAAAAGGAAAAGGAAATCAGGGAACGGGAAATGGTTTTATGCGCTATGATCAACATGAGCAGGGGCGCTGACTTTTTGAAGATGCAGCGCATGCTCAACGCCATGGCCTCGGAACCGGAACTGCGGGTGGAGGACAGCGGTGCCTTCAGGCGCATCAATGCCGCCATAAAAAATCAGGGCGTCAAGGCCCGGGCGGAGGGTCAGTAA
- a CDS encoding sensor histidine kinase yields the protein MTTKDDNNPSGHDAGRAGLQDLLQVFHGVNEALFVHDSKGGILELNERAMRMFGVDRNRALDLDFGRDFFAPHAPMRKLSRLCSRIDAGGNLLFSSTARIPGEGRQFSVEVYMKKIAWRGREAVLTTLRDITRHKEYESRLRIRRKQLEAILDAVPIATFVIDHEHKVVIWNKACEAFTGVLRDKTLGRAVDSRIFYPGPGRQVLADLVLEGNVEKMCTLYGDKNLASCLYIPDAYEARDTLNIQGEARDIYFLAAPYQDVQGRVLGAIETIQDVSDRTRVERALKSSERRLREITSNIPGVVYQYYVQDRDTKMFTFISDGVRWMFGLDPYKVLEDQELFFQSMDEDIRATFLQALESGGESDELQEFIFSMPGGPDGEKVWIKNRALCRVREEDGAVVWNGVLTDITQEKRLEIMRSEVERIVRHDMKSPLIGIAGLGRHLLKEDLSEKQRNFVVTIYQSGIKLLRMLNNTMSLLRIEQGTYTLKEERVNLAEVFCSLHEELLPSAENKGVKLEYYLNGAAMTRSDSVETKGERILLESLFANLLHNALEASPTGESVQVVIKRSKDSCLVDIHNQGAVPANIRDRFFDRYVTHGKQYGTGLGTYSALLIARAHGGDITFTTSEEEGTHLFVTLPIPY from the coding sequence ATGACAACAAAGGACGATAATAATCCTTCAGGCCATGATGCAGGCCGGGCCGGCCTACAGGACCTGCTCCAGGTATTTCACGGAGTAAACGAGGCCCTGTTTGTGCATGACTCGAAAGGCGGTATCCTGGAGCTTAATGAAAGAGCCATGCGGATGTTCGGCGTGGATAGAAACAGGGCTCTTGACCTTGATTTCGGCAGGGATTTTTTTGCGCCGCATGCCCCCATGCGCAAGCTCTCAAGGCTCTGCTCCAGGATAGATGCCGGAGGGAATCTTCTTTTTTCCTCTACTGCCAGGATTCCAGGCGAGGGCAGGCAGTTTTCCGTGGAAGTGTACATGAAGAAGATCGCCTGGAGGGGCAGGGAAGCCGTCCTGACCACCCTCAGGGACATCACCAGACACAAGGAGTACGAATCCAGGCTCAGGATCAGGAGAAAGCAGCTTGAGGCCATCCTGGACGCTGTGCCCATCGCCACCTTTGTAATCGACCATGAGCACAAGGTGGTTATCTGGAACAAGGCCTGTGAAGCTTTTACCGGGGTCTTAAGGGATAAGACCCTGGGCCGGGCCGTGGACTCCAGGATCTTCTACCCCGGTCCGGGCAGGCAGGTACTGGCTGACCTGGTACTGGAAGGCAACGTGGAAAAGATGTGCACCCTTTACGGAGATAAAAACCTTGCCTCCTGCCTTTATATCCCTGATGCCTACGAGGCCAGGGATACCTTGAACATTCAGGGCGAGGCCAGGGATATATATTTTCTGGCTGCTCCTTACCAGGACGTGCAGGGCAGGGTGCTTGGAGCCATTGAGACCATTCAGGACGTAAGCGACCGGACCAGGGTGGAGCGGGCCCTGAAATCCAGCGAAAGACGCCTGCGGGAAATAACCTCCAACATACCGGGTGTTGTATATCAGTATTATGTCCAGGACCGGGACACGAAGATGTTTACCTTTATCAGCGACGGTGTGCGCTGGATGTTCGGCCTGGACCCATACAAGGTGCTGGAGGATCAGGAGCTTTTTTTCCAGAGTATGGACGAGGACATCCGGGCCACTTTTCTGCAGGCCCTGGAGTCGGGGGGAGAATCGGATGAACTCCAGGAATTCATATTTTCCATGCCCGGAGGACCTGACGGGGAAAAGGTCTGGATCAAGAACAGGGCCCTGTGCAGGGTGCGGGAGGAAGACGGAGCCGTTGTCTGGAACGGGGTGTTGACAGACATCACCCAGGAAAAGAGGCTGGAAATAATGCGCAGTGAAGTGGAGCGCATAGTGCGCCATGATATGAAGTCTCCCCTCATTGGCATCGCCGGCCTGGGCCGGCACCTGCTCAAAGAGGACCTGAGCGAAAAGCAGCGCAATTTCGTGGTCACCATCTACCAGAGCGGGATAAAACTCCTGCGCATGCTCAACAACACCATGTCCCTGCTCAGGATAGAACAGGGCACTTATACCCTCAAGGAGGAACGGGTCAACCTGGCTGAAGTTTTCTGTTCACTGCATGAAGAGCTCTTGCCCTCGGCGGAAAACAAGGGCGTAAAGCTGGAATACTATCTCAACGGAGCGGCCATGACCAGAAGTGACAGCGTGGAGACAAAAGGGGAGAGGATTCTTCTGGAATCCCTGTTCGCCAATCTCCTGCACAATGCCCTGGAGGCCTCTCCCACTGGAGAAAGCGTGCAGGTTGTCATTAAACGCAGCAAGGATTCATGCCTGGTGGATATCCACAACCAGGGGGCTGTTCCCGCAAACATCAGGGACAGGTTCTTTGACCGCTACGTCACCCATGGCAAGCAGTACGGCACGGGCCTTGGCACCTACAGTGCCCTGCTCATCGCCAGGGCGCACGGCGGAGATATTACCTTCACCACCTCGGAAGAAGAAGGCACCCACCTCTTTGTGACTCTGCCGATACCGTATTGA
- a CDS encoding YdbL family protein, whose translation MQNKIWTVLLICLLSFMLGSSAAWAQNRSKDEVVQSMKDRHSSLVQAKDQGLVGEAWNGMVALVDQGAPSRVQDLVDSENYDRRELYQIIAADTDTSVQEVALQNRIRMYRLADDNHYVQDQNRNWVRKKDFEN comes from the coding sequence ATGCAAAATAAAATCTGGACGGTGCTTTTGATATGTCTGCTGTCTTTTATGCTGGGAAGTTCTGCTGCCTGGGCCCAGAACAGGAGCAAGGATGAAGTGGTGCAGAGCATGAAGGACCGCCATTCCAGCCTGGTACAGGCCAAGGACCAGGGCCTGGTGGGCGAGGCCTGGAACGGCATGGTTGCTTTAGTCGATCAGGGCGCTCCATCCCGGGTGCAGGACCTGGTGGACTCGGAAAATTACGACCGCAGAGAGCTTTACCAGATAATCGCCGCGGATACGGATACATCAGTGCAGGAAGTGGCCCTGCAGAACCGCATCCGCATGTATCGCCTGGCTGATGACAACCATTATGTCCAGGACCAGAACCGCAACTGGGTGCGTAAAAAGGATTTCGAAAATTAG
- a CDS encoding intermembrane phospholipid transport protein YdbH family protein: MSRNSPAGSRKNRPRSMHGKVVSVLLLMLALLPVLVLGLYISLPFILERFLVSYMQDQGIQEAQIRVDSVGPRGIHLSDIRGENLGLEVDRVAVRLGWSSLMQGRADRIVVTGLNWRAGYTPEGLDLGLPFKGDDRERELAVPALPFDVLELQSSSFLMEYAGLGWRVPLSGVVQAGDVKNIRAEFETRLLGSALQIKGLADLESGRADVSIQSSWPEDERFESLPRQGLPLQAELSLTWAGGLDDPGDGCIDFYAELGRQHLTLAGTKFGLDRAALNLQGTFDGFSRDSLQAGVQLEGLKLGDFQFAGIDMLLKDRGVSSMQARLEKPDRLDLDLTGTHEDIFALWSGDEPWSGEWDLDLAGSVSPELAGVFLPKDALVQRDFPLQAAGRLKAWAIRDEGGLDWRVSLDSASAEAGPLDLHLPQQKAQVRGIFLELFPGISAGPDLTTVRLGRESRLGFDSMSMDLEDEHLEIPGITLSGRDDWAGLDLAAGEAPRIMLDASLPGGLVVKSRDARASFAAGGLQADLEFMDGLPRGGLTVSLSGGGVELQDMGLELAGISFGLPVSWDSQAQDRGRWNIEHIYYNGEKFPGPEGGVAVSDYRFQAYGAWEAFPGIKADLGLDLFFGDQGLKGRATAGTDWFDVPSREQLQDFFPRIRDFDIQGRARLDIQADLDAGGMEPYLQLELEDLDVQGREAGIAARGISGLVALDSIDPLYTARDRDSYLHVQELDTDIFSARDGLTSFRVRGDTLHLDKSSWLLVPQGRIAVHSSRWDLEAGEGRLDMYFEDVDLLEYAGRAFQDKIEGSGLFYGHVHLGLDSDRISLGDGYIYSLPGTGRLGIKDEELMDTLLMYVRQSLAGQEYLSILSERLEEALRDFEYDYFTLNIIPMADDVRARIEIRGEGVHGDPPQRVGSLVLNVSGLEDTLNHALDLGITGEDAARRALDDWLDF, translated from the coding sequence ATGAGCCGTAACAGTCCTGCCGGGAGCAGGAAGAACCGGCCCCGGTCCATGCACGGCAAGGTGGTTTCAGTACTGCTGTTAATGCTGGCGCTTCTGCCGGTCCTGGTCCTGGGGCTGTATATATCCCTGCCCTTCATCCTGGAAAGGTTTCTTGTAAGCTACATGCAAGACCAGGGCATTCAAGAAGCTCAAATCCGGGTGGACTCCGTGGGTCCCAGGGGGATTCACCTGAGTGACATCCGGGGGGAAAACCTGGGGCTGGAAGTTGACCGGGTGGCTGTGCGCCTTGGGTGGTCAAGCCTTATGCAGGGCAGGGCCGATAGAATTGTGGTCACAGGCCTGAACTGGCGGGCCGGATACACTCCGGAAGGACTGGACCTGGGATTGCCCTTTAAAGGGGACGACCGGGAAAGAGAGTTGGCCGTCCCTGCTCTTCCCTTTGATGTGCTTGAGCTGCAGTCGTCTTCATTTCTTATGGAATACGCAGGCCTCGGCTGGCGGGTGCCCCTTAGCGGTGTTGTCCAGGCCGGGGATGTTAAAAACATCAGGGCCGAATTTGAAACCAGGCTCCTTGGTTCAGCTCTGCAGATAAAGGGTTTGGCTGACCTGGAATCAGGCAGGGCGGATGTTTCGATCCAGAGTTCCTGGCCGGAAGATGAGAGGTTTGAGTCCTTGCCCCGGCAGGGGCTGCCCCTGCAGGCGGAACTTTCGCTAACCTGGGCCGGCGGCCTGGATGATCCAGGAGACGGCTGTATTGATTTTTATGCAGAGCTTGGGCGACAGCACCTGACACTGGCTGGTACGAAGTTCGGCCTGGACAGGGCGGCGCTGAACCTGCAGGGTACTTTTGACGGTTTTTCCCGTGACAGTCTGCAGGCAGGTGTTCAGCTGGAAGGCCTTAAACTGGGTGATTTTCAGTTTGCCGGTATTGATATGCTGCTTAAGGACAGGGGAGTATCGTCTATGCAGGCCCGTCTGGAAAAGCCGGACAGGCTGGATCTGGACCTGACGGGCACACATGAAGACATATTTGCCCTGTGGTCCGGGGATGAGCCCTGGTCCGGAGAGTGGGACCTGGACCTGGCGGGATCTGTATCCCCTGAGCTGGCCGGGGTTTTTCTGCCGAAAGACGCCCTGGTCCAGAGGGACTTTCCCCTGCAGGCTGCAGGTAGACTCAAGGCCTGGGCCATCCGTGATGAAGGCGGGCTGGACTGGCGGGTGTCCTTAGATTCTGCCAGTGCTGAAGCAGGACCGCTGGACCTGCATTTGCCGCAGCAGAAGGCGCAGGTCAGGGGCATTTTTCTGGAACTGTTTCCCGGGATTTCTGCCGGGCCGGATTTGACCACTGTGCGCCTGGGCCGGGAGAGCAGGCTTGGTTTTGATTCCATGTCCATGGACCTGGAGGATGAGCACCTGGAAATACCGGGGATTACCCTGTCCGGCAGAGACGACTGGGCCGGGCTGGATCTGGCTGCGGGAGAAGCACCCCGGATAATGCTGGATGCTTCCTTGCCGGGCGGGCTGGTTGTAAAATCCCGTGACGCACGGGCCTCATTCGCCGCAGGGGGGTTGCAGGCTGACCTGGAGTTCATGGACGGCCTGCCCCGGGGCGGGCTTACAGTTAGTCTTTCCGGGGGCGGGGTAGAACTTCAGGATATGGGCCTTGAACTTGCAGGAATAAGCTTTGGCCTGCCCGTGAGCTGGGACAGCCAGGCACAGGACCGGGGCAGGTGGAATATAGAACATATTTATTATAACGGCGAGAAGTTCCCCGGGCCTGAAGGCGGCGTTGCTGTCAGTGATTACCGGTTCCAAGCTTACGGGGCCTGGGAGGCTTTCCCGGGAATCAAGGCTGATCTGGGACTGGATCTTTTTTTCGGGGACCAGGGTCTGAAAGGCAGGGCAACAGCCGGCACTGACTGGTTTGATGTACCGTCCCGGGAGCAGCTCCAGGACTTTTTTCCCCGGATCAGGGATTTTGATATTCAGGGCCGGGCCAGGCTGGATATACAGGCGGACCTGGATGCAGGGGGCATGGAGCCGTACCTTCAGCTGGAGCTGGAGGACCTGGATGTGCAGGGCCGGGAAGCAGGGATTGCAGCCAGAGGCATATCAGGTCTTGTGGCCCTGGACAGCATCGATCCCTTGTACACCGCCCGGGACCGGGACAGCTATCTGCATGTCCAGGAGCTTGACACGGATATATTTTCCGCCCGGGACGGTCTGACCAGTTTCAGGGTCCGGGGGGATACACTGCATCTGGACAAAAGCTCCTGGCTGCTGGTGCCACAGGGCAGGATTGCAGTACATTCTTCCAGGTGGGACCTGGAAGCAGGGGAAGGCCGGCTGGATATGTATTTTGAGGACGTGGATCTCCTTGAGTATGCCGGACGGGCCTTCCAGGACAAGATAGAGGGCAGCGGCCTCTTTTACGGGCACGTGCACCTGGGCCTGGATTCTGATAGGATAAGTCTTGGGGACGGATACATATATTCCCTTCCTGGAACCGGCAGGCTGGGCATAAAAGATGAAGAGCTCATGGATACCCTGCTTATGTATGTGCGCCAGAGCCTGGCCGGGCAGGAGTACCTCTCAATCCTGAGCGAAAGGCTGGAAGAGGCCCTCAGGGATTTCGAGTATGATTATTTTACTCTGAATATCATTCCCATGGCCGATGATGTCCGGGCGCGCATAGAGATCCGCGGAGAGGGAGTGCACGGCGATCCTCCCCAGCGCGTGGGCAGCTTGGTGCTCAATGTCAGTGGCCTGGAAGACACTTTGAACCATGCCCTGGATCTGGGAATCACCGGAGAAGACGCCGCCAGGAGGGCGCTGGACGACTGGCTGGATTTTTGA